A section of the Agromyces aurantiacus genome encodes:
- the nrdH gene encoding glutaredoxin-like protein NrdH, translated as MTVTVYTKPSCVQCNATYRALDSKGIEYEVLDLSQDEQALAAVKELGYLQAPVVITDEDHWSGFRPDKIDELASRLA; from the coding sequence ATGACGGTCACGGTCTACACCAAGCCTTCCTGCGTGCAGTGCAACGCGACGTACCGCGCCCTCGACAGCAAGGGCATCGAGTACGAGGTGCTCGACCTCTCGCAGGACGAGCAGGCGCTCGCCGCGGTCAAGGAGCTCGGGTACCTGCAGGCCCCGGTCGTCATCACCGACGAGGACCACTGGTCGGGCTTCCGCCCCGACAAGATCGACGAGCTGGCCTCTCGGCTCGCGTAA
- the nrdI gene encoding class Ib ribonucleoside-diphosphate reductase assembly flavoprotein NrdI, which translates to MTNLIYFSSVSGNTARFIEKLGRPAARIPLHAKDAALVADEPFVLVVPTYGGGDGKGAVPKQVIRFLNDPRNRALIRGVIAAGNTNFGAAYGLAGDIVAAKCHVPHLYRFEVFGTPDDVRAVDEGLDAFWSTQQHPATTVA; encoded by the coding sequence ATGACGAACCTGATCTACTTCTCGAGCGTGTCGGGCAACACCGCGCGCTTCATCGAGAAGCTCGGGCGGCCGGCGGCGCGCATCCCGCTCCACGCGAAGGATGCCGCCCTCGTCGCCGACGAGCCCTTCGTGCTCGTGGTGCCGACCTACGGCGGAGGCGACGGCAAGGGCGCCGTGCCGAAGCAGGTCATCAGGTTCCTGAACGACCCGCGCAATCGCGCGCTCATCCGCGGCGTCATCGCCGCCGGCAACACCAACTTCGGTGCGGCCTACGGCCTCGCCGGCGACATCGTCGCCGCGAAGTGCCACGTGCCGCACCTGTATCGCTTCGAAGTATTCGGAACACCCGACGACGTTCGCGCCGTCGACGAGGGATTGGACGCATTTTGGTCAACGCAGCAGCATCCGGCAACGACAGTGGCGTAG
- the yjfF gene encoding galactofuranose ABC transporter, permease protein YjfF — MTELLDAPGRTSPGADRAPARRAPRTPRGPAGSGPAPSGNPLARAARAAGALLTSPKYGPVTVTAILFVAVFVVGGIRYRGFFSGQVFLNLFVDNAYLIVLAVGMTFVILTGGIDLSVGAVVALSGMIAASLLQTGWSPAAVIPLILVLTSVLGLLVGLMIHVFKVQPFIATLAAMFLARGLCYVISQSSISITDPTFVQLAVSRIPLGGGMSITPSVIIALVVVAIAVWVLHATRFGRTVYAIGGGETSGLLMGLPVARTKVLVYVISGFCSGLAGVLFTFYTLSGYPLTAIGTELDAIAAVVIGGTLLTGGYGFVLGSVLGVLVLGVIQTIITFEGTLSSWWTKIFIGALLLVFIILQKVLTARRR, encoded by the coding sequence ATGACCGAGCTGCTCGACGCCCCCGGGCGCACCTCACCAGGCGCCGACCGAGCGCCCGCTCGCCGCGCGCCGCGCACGCCGCGCGGTCCGGCCGGCTCCGGCCCCGCGCCATCCGGCAACCCCCTCGCCCGCGCGGCCCGCGCCGCCGGCGCGCTGCTCACGAGCCCCAAGTACGGGCCCGTGACGGTCACCGCCATCCTGTTCGTCGCCGTCTTCGTCGTCGGCGGCATCCGGTACCGCGGGTTCTTCTCGGGGCAGGTGTTCCTCAACCTGTTCGTCGACAACGCCTACCTCATCGTGCTCGCGGTCGGCATGACGTTCGTGATCCTCACGGGCGGCATCGACCTGTCGGTCGGCGCGGTCGTCGCGCTGTCGGGCATGATCGCCGCGAGCCTGCTGCAGACGGGATGGTCGCCGGCCGCGGTGATCCCGCTGATCCTGGTGCTCACGAGTGTGCTGGGGCTGCTCGTCGGCCTCATGATCCACGTGTTCAAGGTGCAGCCGTTCATCGCGACGCTCGCGGCGATGTTCCTCGCGCGCGGCCTCTGCTACGTGATCAGCCAGTCGTCGATCTCGATCACCGACCCGACGTTCGTGCAGCTCGCGGTCTCGCGCATCCCGCTCGGCGGCGGCATGTCGATCACGCCGAGCGTGATCATCGCGCTCGTCGTCGTCGCGATCGCCGTCTGGGTGCTGCACGCCACGCGCTTCGGCCGCACCGTCTACGCGATCGGCGGCGGCGAGACCTCTGGCCTGCTCATGGGCCTGCCGGTCGCCCGCACCAAGGTGCTCGTGTACGTCATCTCGGGCTTCTGCTCGGGCCTCGCGGGCGTGCTGTTCACCTTCTACACGCTGTCGGGCTACCCGCTCACGGCGATCGGCACCGAACTCGACGCGATCGCCGCGGTCGTGATCGGCGGCACGCTGCTGACCGGCGGATACGGGTTCGTGCTCGGCTCGGTGCTCGGCGTGCTCGTGCTCGGCGTGATCCAGACGATCATCACGTTCGAAGGCACCCTGTCGTCGTGGTGGACGAAGATCTTCATCGGCGCGCTGCTGCTGGTCTTCATCATCCTGCAGAAGGTGCTGACGGCGCGGCGGCGATGA
- a CDS encoding alpha/beta fold hydrolase, translated as MAPSHTVISRDGTSIAYDREGEGPPVILIGGAFQFRAFDPATKQLAKLLAARGYSVINYDRRGRGESGHEATMTLADNIADLWAIVTELERMGDAPTGVALFGNSSGGSIALAAAAAGLPVNALVMFEVPLGVEQGTDGAEFLAGLRDRIAGDDPDAVVEYYMKDMPAEWLEQAKTSPSWPLMVRIGPSLEADAESLAWAQSAPHAELLGRIQAPTLVLVGEETLDVMTRSADAMVAAMPAAEQRAIPAAQHQWQPEVMAATIAEFLDERVER; from the coding sequence ATGGCCCCGTCCCACACCGTCATCTCGCGCGACGGCACGTCGATCGCCTACGACCGGGAGGGCGAGGGACCGCCCGTCATCCTGATCGGCGGGGCATTCCAGTTCCGCGCGTTCGACCCCGCGACCAAGCAGCTCGCGAAGCTGCTCGCCGCGCGCGGGTACTCGGTGATCAACTACGACCGGCGCGGCCGCGGCGAGAGCGGCCACGAGGCCACCATGACGCTCGCCGACAACATCGCCGACCTCTGGGCGATCGTGACCGAGCTCGAACGTATGGGCGACGCCCCGACCGGGGTCGCGCTCTTCGGCAACTCATCCGGCGGCTCGATCGCGCTGGCCGCGGCGGCGGCCGGGCTGCCCGTGAACGCGCTCGTGATGTTCGAGGTGCCGCTCGGCGTCGAGCAGGGCACGGATGGCGCGGAGTTCCTCGCGGGCCTGCGCGACCGCATCGCCGGCGACGACCCCGATGCGGTCGTCGAGTACTACATGAAGGACATGCCGGCCGAATGGCTCGAGCAGGCCAAGACGAGTCCGTCGTGGCCGCTCATGGTGCGCATCGGCCCGAGCCTCGAGGCCGACGCCGAATCGCTCGCCTGGGCGCAGTCCGCCCCGCACGCCGAGCTGCTCGGCCGCATCCAGGCGCCCACGCTCGTGCTCGTCGGCGAGGAGACGCTCGACGTGATGACCCGGTCGGCCGATGCGATGGTCGCGGCCATGCCGGCTGCCGAGCAGCGCGCCATCCCGGCGGCGCAGCATCAGTGGCAGCCCGAGGTCATGGCCGCGACCATCGCGGAGTTCCTCGACGAGCGCGTCGAGCGCTGA
- a CDS encoding sugar ABC transporter ATP-binding protein, with product MRGISIGFPGVKALDGVDFRMFPGEVHSLMGENGAGKSTLIKALTGVYGIDAGTITLAGEQVSFSGPAQAQAAGISTVYQEVNLLPNLSVAENIMLGREPRRFGGIDWRAMRRRSAELLAGLNLDIDPGSLLGDHSLAVQQLIAIARAIDVNAKVLILDEPTSSLDADEVAELFRVIRSLKDQRVAILFVSHFLDQVYEICDRLTVLRNGTLVGEYLVDELLRIDLVQKMIGKELTALDELEQRVHTVAVGESDAATFVSASQLGRRGAINPADLPIAAGEVVGLAGLLGSGRTEFARLLGGIDRADMGELTVSGESVKLRTPRQAISKRIAFSSENRRDEGIVGDLTVRDNIVLALQADRGWARPIPKKKQDELAQSYIQALNIRPGNPDALVRNLSGGNQQKVLLARWLAIAPRLLILDEPTRGIDIGAKAEIQKLVFNLAENGMSVLFISAELEEVLRLSHRVVVLRDRHVVADLENDGLTVDSLLALIADGRVASDDEALEELQADGAAAPVAVAAGAPAPSVTGAPAPSGTATTHPDHTEGGPR from the coding sequence ATGCGCGGCATCTCGATCGGCTTCCCGGGCGTGAAGGCGCTCGACGGCGTCGACTTCCGCATGTTCCCCGGCGAGGTGCACTCGCTCATGGGCGAGAACGGCGCCGGCAAGTCGACCCTGATCAAGGCCCTGACCGGCGTGTACGGCATCGACGCCGGCACGATCACGCTCGCGGGCGAGCAGGTCTCGTTCAGCGGGCCGGCGCAGGCCCAGGCCGCGGGCATCTCCACGGTCTACCAGGAGGTCAACCTCCTGCCGAACCTGTCCGTCGCCGAGAACATCATGCTCGGCCGCGAGCCGCGGCGCTTCGGCGGCATCGACTGGCGCGCGATGCGCCGCCGGTCGGCCGAGCTGCTCGCGGGCCTCAACCTCGACATCGACCCCGGCTCGCTGCTCGGCGACCACTCGCTCGCGGTGCAGCAGCTCATCGCGATCGCGCGCGCGATCGACGTCAACGCCAAGGTCCTGATCCTGGACGAGCCGACCTCGTCGCTCGACGCCGACGAGGTCGCCGAGCTGTTCCGCGTCATCCGCTCGCTCAAGGACCAGCGCGTCGCCATCCTGTTCGTCTCGCACTTCCTCGACCAGGTCTACGAGATCTGCGACCGCCTCACGGTGCTGCGCAACGGCACGCTCGTGGGGGAGTACCTCGTCGACGAGCTGCTGCGCATCGACCTCGTGCAGAAGATGATCGGCAAGGAGCTCACCGCGCTCGACGAGCTCGAGCAGCGCGTCCACACGGTGGCCGTCGGCGAGTCGGATGCCGCGACCTTCGTCTCGGCGTCGCAGCTCGGGCGGCGCGGCGCGATCAACCCGGCCGACCTGCCGATCGCGGCCGGCGAGGTCGTCGGCCTCGCGGGCCTGCTCGGCTCGGGCCGGACCGAGTTCGCGCGCCTGCTCGGCGGCATCGACCGCGCCGACATGGGCGAGCTGACCGTGAGCGGCGAGTCCGTGAAGCTTCGCACGCCGCGGCAGGCGATCTCGAAGCGCATCGCGTTCTCGAGCGAGAATCGCCGCGACGAGGGCATCGTCGGCGACCTGACCGTCCGCGACAACATCGTGCTCGCCCTGCAGGCCGACCGCGGCTGGGCCCGCCCCATCCCGAAGAAGAAGCAGGACGAGCTCGCCCAGAGCTACATCCAGGCCCTCAACATCCGACCCGGCAACCCCGACGCGCTCGTGCGCAACCTCTCGGGCGGCAACCAGCAGAAGGTGCTGCTCGCCCGGTGGCTCGCGATCGCACCCCGCCTGCTGATCCTCGACGAGCCCACGCGCGGCATCGACATCGGGGCGAAGGCCGAGATCCAGAAGCTCGTCTTCAACCTCGCCGAGAACGGCATGAGCGTGCTGTTCATCTCGGCCGAGCTCGAGGAGGTGCTGAGGCTCAGCCACCGCGTCGTCGTGCTGCGCGACCGGCACGTCGTCGCCGACCTCGAGAACGACGGGCTCACGGTCGACTCGCTGCTCGCGCTGATCGCCGACGGGCGCGTCGCGTCCGACGACGAGGCGCTGGAGGAGCTCCAGGCGGATGGCGCGGCTGCACCCGTCGCCGTCGCGGCCGGCGCGCCAGCGCCATCGGTCACCGGCGCGCCCGCGCCGTCCGGCACCGCCACCACCCACCCCGACCACACCGAAGGAGGCCCGCGATGA
- a CDS encoding NADPH-dependent FMN reductase, whose protein sequence is MSAVKIGIIIGSTRPGRVGDQVARWVLEQAQQRTDAEFELVDLVDFALPHLDEPLPPAMGQYAQPHTKEWAEKVDSFDGYIFVTPEYNHSTSGALKNALDFVYGEWNNKAAGLVSYGSVGGTRAAEHLRLILGELQVADVRQQVSFSLMTDFENYRTFTPAGYHAGMLAAQLDQLVPWAAALRTVREAGELSQAA, encoded by the coding sequence ATGTCCGCAGTCAAGATCGGCATCATCATCGGCAGCACCCGCCCCGGTCGCGTGGGCGACCAGGTGGCGCGATGGGTGCTCGAGCAGGCCCAGCAGCGCACCGACGCCGAGTTCGAGCTCGTCGACCTCGTCGACTTCGCGCTGCCGCACCTCGACGAGCCGCTTCCGCCCGCGATGGGCCAGTACGCGCAGCCGCACACCAAGGAGTGGGCCGAGAAGGTCGACTCGTTCGACGGCTACATCTTCGTCACCCCCGAGTACAACCACTCCACCTCGGGCGCGCTGAAGAACGCGCTCGACTTCGTCTACGGCGAGTGGAACAACAAGGCCGCGGGGCTCGTCAGCTACGGCTCGGTCGGCGGCACCCGCGCGGCCGAGCACCTTCGGCTCATCCTCGGCGAGCTGCAGGTCGCCGACGTGCGCCAGCAGGTCTCGTTCTCGCTCATGACCGACTTCGAGAACTACCGCACCTTCACGCCCGCCGGCTACCACGCGGGCATGCTCGCCGCGCAGCTCGACCAGCTCGTGCCGTGGGCTGCCGCGCTGCGCACGGTGCGCGAGGCGGGTGAGCTCTCCCAGGCGGCGTAA
- a CDS encoding MarR family winged helix-turn-helix transcriptional regulator — protein MSATEVSEVDDAEWALFDGFVAMHAELGRELDRRLQRDAGISQADYAVLLALFKAPERRLRPGTIGEHIGWEKSRVSHQLTRMASRGLVERVDCDTDGRGSLVVLTRDGRRALLRAVRDHALAIRALFLDVLEPEEKQAIADASARVRARVAAAREG, from the coding sequence ATGTCCGCGACCGAGGTCTCCGAAGTCGACGACGCCGAGTGGGCGCTCTTCGACGGCTTCGTGGCGATGCACGCCGAGCTCGGCCGCGAGCTCGACCGTCGCCTCCAGCGCGACGCCGGCATCTCGCAGGCCGATTACGCCGTGCTGCTCGCGCTGTTCAAGGCACCCGAACGCCGGCTGCGGCCGGGCACGATCGGCGAGCACATCGGGTGGGAGAAGAGCCGCGTCTCGCACCAGCTCACGCGCATGGCGAGCCGCGGACTCGTCGAGCGGGTCGACTGCGACACCGACGGGCGCGGCTCGCTCGTCGTGCTCACGCGCGACGGGCGCCGCGCACTGCTCCGCGCGGTGCGTGATCACGCGCTCGCGATCCGCGCGCTGTTCCTCGACGTGCTCGAGCCCGAGGAGAAGCAGGCGATCGCGGATGCCTCGGCGCGCGTGCGGGCGCGTGTCGCGGCGGCGCGCGAGGGCTGA
- a CDS encoding LacI family DNA-binding transcriptional regulator: MSDHDDRARAATIFDVARLAGVSHQTVSRVLNDLPNVRPATRARVEQAIKQLRYVPSPAARALVTRRTRTLGLIVTGAPDYGPSSTALHFNEAARDARYAVITASMLETDAASMRSTAELLVRQNVEAIVLIAAQRAALDALDGIELGVPVVAVASEERGALHRVWLDQYAGARLAVEHLIGLGHREIRHVSGPTNAMDAAERVRGWAAALGEHGLAAREPLVGDWSPGSGYVHGRALAADRDMTAIFVSNDQMALGVMHALAEAGLSVPGDVSIVGFDDIPEAAFFAPPLTTVRQDFDALGRDAMAGVLAVLGDDDRMPVPRVPDLVVRTSTAAPSRDRAAVTG; encoded by the coding sequence GTGAGCGATCACGACGACAGGGCCCGGGCCGCGACGATCTTCGACGTGGCCCGGCTCGCCGGTGTGTCGCACCAGACCGTGTCGCGCGTGCTCAACGACCTGCCCAACGTGCGGCCCGCGACCCGCGCGCGTGTCGAGCAGGCGATCAAGCAGCTGCGCTACGTGCCGTCGCCCGCGGCTCGCGCGCTCGTGACGCGACGCACGCGCACGCTCGGGCTCATCGTCACGGGGGCGCCCGACTACGGGCCCTCGTCGACGGCGCTGCACTTCAACGAGGCCGCGCGCGACGCCCGGTACGCCGTGATCACGGCGAGCATGCTCGAGACGGATGCCGCGAGCATGCGCTCGACGGCCGAGCTCCTCGTGCGCCAGAACGTCGAGGCGATCGTGCTCATCGCCGCGCAGCGGGCCGCGCTCGACGCGCTCGACGGCATCGAGCTCGGCGTGCCGGTCGTGGCCGTGGCCTCCGAGGAGCGCGGCGCGCTGCATCGCGTCTGGCTCGACCAGTACGCGGGGGCGCGGCTGGCGGTCGAGCACCTCATCGGGCTCGGGCATCGCGAGATCCGGCACGTCTCAGGGCCCACCAACGCGATGGATGCCGCGGAGCGCGTGCGCGGCTGGGCCGCCGCACTCGGCGAGCACGGCCTCGCGGCGCGCGAGCCGCTCGTCGGCGACTGGTCGCCGGGCAGCGGCTACGTGCACGGGCGCGCGCTCGCCGCCGACCGCGACATGACCGCGATCTTCGTCTCGAACGACCAGATGGCGCTCGGCGTGATGCACGCGCTCGCCGAGGCGGGTTTGTCGGTGCCGGGCGACGTGAGCATCGTGGGCTTCGATGACATCCCCGAGGCGGCGTTCTTCGCGCCGCCGCTCACGACCGTGCGCCAGGACTTCGACGCGCTCGGTCGGGATGCGATGGCGGGCGTACTCGCGGTGCTCGGCGATGACGACCGGATGCCCGTGCCGCGCGTGCCGGATCTCGTGGTGCGCACGAGCACCGCCGCGCCGTCGCGCGACCGCGCGGCCGTCACCGGCTGA
- a CDS encoding ABC transporter substrate-binding protein, with product MKKQLIGIAAAGAMLLALSGCASGGNAAAEGPKPLDELVVGFAQVGAESGWRTANTKDIQAAFEDAGIELKFSDAQQKQENQIKAIRSYIQQQVDVIAFSPVVETGWDAVLNEAKAAGIPVVLTDRAVDSKDDSLYVSFLGSDFVEEGKKAGQWVLDEYADATEPVQIIQLEGTTGAAPAIDRAEGFADVIAENPNLEVVASQTGDFTRAGGKQVTEALLKSNPDVDLIYAHNDDMGLGAIEAIEAAGLVPGKDIKIVTVDAVHDGMQALADGKINFIVECSPLLGKQLIDIVKQINDGETPEKRIITEETTFTQEQAIEALPDRQY from the coding sequence ATGAAGAAGCAGCTCATCGGCATCGCCGCCGCCGGCGCGATGCTCCTCGCCCTCTCCGGATGCGCCAGCGGTGGCAACGCCGCGGCCGAGGGCCCCAAGCCGCTCGACGAGCTCGTCGTCGGCTTCGCCCAGGTCGGCGCCGAGTCGGGATGGCGCACCGCCAACACCAAGGACATCCAGGCCGCCTTCGAGGACGCGGGGATCGAGCTCAAGTTCTCCGACGCGCAGCAGAAGCAGGAGAACCAGATCAAGGCGATCCGCTCGTACATCCAGCAGCAGGTCGACGTGATCGCGTTCTCCCCGGTCGTCGAGACCGGATGGGACGCGGTCCTGAACGAGGCGAAGGCCGCCGGCATCCCCGTGGTGCTGACCGACCGCGCCGTCGACTCGAAGGACGACTCGCTCTACGTCAGCTTCCTCGGCTCCGACTTCGTCGAGGAGGGGAAGAAGGCCGGCCAGTGGGTGCTCGACGAGTACGCCGATGCGACCGAGCCGGTGCAGATCATCCAGCTCGAGGGCACGACGGGCGCCGCCCCGGCGATCGACCGCGCCGAGGGCTTCGCCGACGTCATCGCCGAGAACCCGAACCTCGAGGTGGTCGCGAGCCAGACCGGCGACTTCACCCGCGCGGGCGGCAAGCAGGTCACCGAGGCGCTGCTCAAGTCGAATCCCGACGTCGACCTCATCTACGCGCACAACGACGACATGGGTCTCGGCGCGATCGAGGCGATCGAGGCCGCCGGCCTCGTTCCCGGCAAGGACATCAAGATCGTCACGGTCGACGCGGTCCACGACGGCATGCAGGCCCTCGCCGACGGCAAGATCAACTTCATCGTCGAGTGCTCGCCGCTGCTCGGCAAGCAGCTGATCGACATCGTGAAGCAGATCAACGACGGTGAGACGCCCGAGAAGCGCATCATCACCGAGGAGACCACCTTCACGCAGGAGCAGGCCATCGAGGCGCTGCCCGACCGGCAGTACTGA
- a CDS encoding ABC transporter permease → MTALAKIASSRLFWPVVMLLVLFAINLVAFPGFFTITVRDGQLFGSLIDILRNGAPTLIIAVGMTLVIATRGIDLSVGAVAAIAGAVACSIILGSPEPGNLATVAVAVAVALVISLVLGVWNGFLVAVLGIQPIIATLILMTAGRGVAMLITEGQILTVNSPPFKFLGSGFWLGVPVAVIIAAVVFGLAALITRRTALGMFIESVGINPEASRQAGVRARGLLFAVYTFCALCAAIAGLILTANTAAADANNTGLFIELDAILAVVIGGTSLAGGRYSLLGTLVGALVIQTLVTTVYTVGIPPIATMVFKAAVVTVVCLLQSPTTAEAFSGFRRRLAVRAGKGLAAS, encoded by the coding sequence ATGACCGCCCTCGCCAAGATCGCCTCGAGCCGGCTGTTCTGGCCGGTCGTGATGCTGCTCGTGCTCTTCGCGATCAACCTGGTCGCGTTCCCCGGCTTCTTCACGATCACCGTGCGCGACGGGCAGCTGTTCGGGAGCCTGATCGACATCCTGCGCAATGGCGCGCCGACGCTGATCATCGCGGTCGGGATGACGCTCGTCATCGCCACGCGCGGCATCGACCTGTCGGTCGGGGCCGTGGCGGCCATCGCGGGCGCGGTCGCGTGCTCGATCATCCTCGGGTCGCCCGAACCCGGGAACCTCGCGACGGTCGCCGTCGCGGTGGCGGTCGCGCTCGTCATCTCGCTCGTGCTCGGCGTGTGGAACGGGTTCCTCGTCGCGGTGCTCGGCATCCAGCCGATCATCGCGACGCTGATCCTCATGACCGCCGGCCGCGGCGTCGCGATGCTCATCACCGAGGGGCAGATCCTGACGGTGAACAGCCCGCCGTTCAAGTTCCTCGGCTCGGGCTTCTGGCTCGGCGTGCCGGTCGCCGTGATCATCGCGGCCGTCGTGTTCGGGCTCGCCGCGCTCATCACACGGCGCACCGCGCTCGGCATGTTCATCGAGTCGGTCGGCATCAACCCCGAGGCGAGCCGCCAGGCGGGCGTGCGGGCGCGCGGGCTGCTGTTCGCGGTCTACACGTTCTGCGCACTGTGCGCGGCGATCGCGGGCCTCATCCTCACGGCGAACACCGCGGCGGCGGATGCGAACAACACGGGCCTGTTCATCGAGCTCGACGCGATCCTGGCCGTCGTGATCGGCGGCACGTCGCTCGCCGGCGGTCGCTACTCGCTGCTCGGCACGCTCGTCGGAGCCCTCGTCATCCAGACCCTCGTGACCACGGTGTACACGGTCGGCATCCCGCCGATCGCGACCATGGTGTTCAAGGCCGCGGTCGTGACCGTCGTGTGCCTGCTCCAATCGCCCACCACGGCCGAGGCGTTCAGCGGATTCCGCAGGCGCCTCGCCGTCCGAGCCGGGAAGGGGCTCGCCGCATCATGA